The Silene latifolia isolate original U9 population chromosome Y, ASM4854445v1, whole genome shotgun sequence sequence TTAGCTTGTCCTGTTGATCATCCACATCTATCTCACCCTGAGTTGATGTTGGCTTTTTTGGGCCTTAGAATTTTTTCGTATACCTGGCCCAAATCCCCAAACTTACAAGGCCTGGACCCGGTTTCACGAAAGCGATCTTTTCCTTTTGAGGACCCGCCTTGGTTGCAGCTTCCCTGCAAGCGTACAAAAAATAAGCTTTCCTTTTCTCTGGACTCTGACCCACAAAATTTTCTAACGTTACCTTTCCCTTCTTCTGTTTCCTGTTCCAACGTTGAAGATTATGCTATCGTCTTAGGTTTGGTGGTGGACCTTAATTCACCACCAGGGGATCAATGACTGCCTTTTGTTGGAATTGTAGGGGATTTGGTGAGACGGATGATCCTACAATTCCATACCTTCATCACTGTATCCGTAAATTTCATCCGTCAATTTTGTTTCTGCAAGAGACTCACTCTACTGTGACCGTAGCAGCTATGAAGACTAGTCATCTTGGTTTTCCGAACTTCTGTGGGGTTGACTCATTAGGGCGTAGTGGAGGCCTTTTTTTGTGCTGGGATGACTCGGTAAATATTAGTGTTTTGTGTTCTGACAAGCGTTTTATCTTTTGTAAACTTGTTATAGAAGTCTCACCTGGTACACATGAATCCATGTATGTAATGTTTATCTATGGGGAACCTGCTTTAGCCTACCGATGTGCTGTTTGGGAACGAATTTCAGAGGTTATTTCCGGCTGCTCCCCTTTATTAATCATAGGCGACTTCAATCAAGTCGAGTTACATTGTGACAAGTTGGGTGGCTCACCAACGATCCGTGGACAAGACGAGTTCCTTGCTTGGAAACTTAACAACGATCTCATTGATGTTCCTTTCTTTGGCCCACGGTTCACCTGGACTAACTCGCAACTGAATACAGATTGTATTTTTGAAAGGCTGGATCGCGCTTATGCAACACCAGACTGGTTTCAGATCTTTCCGCACGCTTCTCTACTTCATCTACCTATACTTATTTCTGATCATGCTCCGATTATCTTACGTTTTTTCCAGCCTACTACAAAGTCTAAGAGACCTTACCGAGTTGACAATTGGTGTCTTTCTATCCCAGAAGTCATTGATTTGGTGAATAATGCTTGGAATGCTCCTGTTGTGGGATCATCAATGTATGTTCTATCTCGAAAACTCGCTTCCGCTAGATATGCTATTCTGTCTTGGGTGGTACAGCACAGATTTTCACATGGCATCAATTGGTCCGCTGTGGACTCGGACCTTGACAGTTCGTCTGACTCTATTGTCAACTCTTTTACGGCAAATGCTTTTCAAACGGTTAGATCTGAGCAAATGCAACGCATCCACAAGCAACATCTTTACTGGCTTCAACGCGTTAGATTGCGTAAGGAAATTTTAGATGGGCTTCCTACTAGTTTCTTGTTCAATAGAGTCAAGCAGAGATCTTCTAAGCAGCGTATACTTGCCTTGCGAACTTCTGATGGTACATGGCTTCATAATTTGCCTGAGATTGAAACGGAAATAGTTGGATATTTTCAGTCGCTTTTGGGTCCTCCTAAATCCAAGGATCCTGCTTTTCCAAGTGATAATTATGATGATTTCCTGAACCCACTTGATCTGCCTTTCCTTACACCTCAAGATAGTTCAATTCTCGCTGCTCCTTTTACGGATATGGACGTTCTTCGTGCTCTTCGTAATATGGACGGCTCTAAATCACCAGGTCCGGACGCTATTACTCCTAAATTTTTTCAGGTTTTTTGGCCACAAATTGGATCTCTGGTTACCTGTGCAATTCTACGTTTTCTGAATACGGGCGTCATGTTGAAAGAGTGGAATAGCACTCACATTATTCTCCTCCCAAAAGTCGAGCACCCAGAGATGGTATCGCAATTTAGACCAATCAGTCTCTGTAATGTGGTTTACCGGCTCGCTTCCAAATGCCTTGCCAATCGCATCAAACTGGTAATTTCGTCCCTCATTTCTGATACGCAGCAGGCTTTTGTGCCGGGGAGATTAATGTCAGACAGCTCAATCATCGCTCATGAGGTTATGCATTATCTTAACAAGACTAAGACTGGTTCTAGCTGGTATGCGGCTCTCAAATTGGATATGCGCAAGGCTTTTGATCGTGTCTCGTGGCATTTTCTTATGGAGGTCTTGCGCCATATGCGATTTCCACCTGCCTGGCGCAGTCTTATATGGGAATGTATTTCCACTGTTTCATATCGGATCCTAATTAATGGCGCGCCATCATCTACTTTGACTCCGACATGCGGTCTTCGACAAGGCGATCCTTTATCCCCCTATCTTTTTATTATTTGCATGGAAGTTTTATCTCGACAACTCTCTCGAGCCGAGAAGACGGGAATGCTTACGGGTTTAAAAATATCTCGCTATGCTCCAACTGTTTCACACTTATTCTATGCGGATGATGCGCTTATCTGTTGCAAAGCTACACCCACTGCTTTTGATGCCTTAAGGGATCTCTTCAAGGACTTTGAATCTGCATCGGGACAAATGATTAACCTCAATAAATCTTTCATTAAATTCAGTCCCAATGCCCCACCTGATTTTAGATTACATTTAACCTCCATCCTCAAGATGCAGAGCTTCTCAACCTTCGGAACCTACTTGGGTGTTCCTGTTGACATCCCAAGAAACCGGGCTCGGGTATTTCATTCTTATATTGACAAATTGACGACTCGCATTTCATCTTTGTCTTCACTGCACCTTAGTCAATCAAGTAAGCTTGTGGTCATCTCTGCTGTTTTACTCGCCTCATTCTATCACTTAATGGCGGCTCTTCCGTTCCCTCTTGGGATTTGTCGGAAAATTGATTCTCTAATTACTGCATTCTGGTGGTGCCATGACTGGAAAAGGCAATCTATTCATTGGCTCAAGCGTGAGACTTTACAAACGCCGAGAGACTTCGCTGGTTTGGGAATCAAAAACTCTCTTCTCTTGAGTCAAGCTTTACTAGTTAAGAACTACTGGCGGCTCAAGGTGCATCCCTCTGGTTTGCTTGCTAGATATCTTGTTCCCAAATATGCCCGAGATTTACCTATCCCTTCAGCAAAATCACGTGTCTCAAAACCATCTTTCCTTTGGAGCGGTATTTGTCGTGCGGTGGATGAGGTTTCCTCGGGAATTTGCTGGAAAATTGGCAACGGAAAACAGATAAACTTGGTAAATAGTCGTTGGGTGCAAGGTACTGTTCCCATTCGTTTGGGGACTGATAGAGAACCTGCTCCTAGTTTACCGGATTTGGTACATCCTTCGGGTGACTGGAATGCTACAGCCGTATTCAAACACTTTGCTCCGGTTACAGCAAAGTTAGTTATCGAAATGGAACCCTCGCTTCTTGGTATTGATGATTTCCTATACTGGAAATACACGGAGGATGGTAGCTATTCGGTTAAAACGGGCTATTTACACCTTTGGCATAAATCTTCTGCTTCGTCTCCGTCTTTAACGTCTTTTTTTCCATGGTCTCGCATTTGGAAGTTAACAGGTTCAGCTAAATTTCCTTTGTTGTTTTGAAGGCTTGCCCACAATATCATGCCTACCTCGGCAAATCTCAAGTCCCGCGGCGTGACCGTCACTCTCCCTTGCCATTTCTGTGGTTCTGCAGAAGAAAACGCTGAACACTTGTTTCGCTATTGCAATATTACTCAGCATGTATGGCGGTCGTCTTTGCTTGGTCTCAATTCCCAAACAAATTCGATGGTTCCTTTTACTCAATGGCTGGCTGATTTGGTGACCTATTTTTCTCATCAGTCATCAAGTGCTCTAAACCCTTTACTCTACTTCGGTTGTGTCTTGCAAGCGATTTGGTCGGTACGGAATTCTATTATTTTCCAACAGTGTCCAATGGATCCTTTAAGAATCTGCCGGCTTGCTGATCAGCTCTATTCCTCTCATCAACTTTTCCCATCAATTTGGCGCACTCTCAATGGTCCTATTCCGCTACCTACAGCTCCTTCACAGCTGCATCAGACTATGAATAGCACCTTAGGATCCATTTGCTTCTATGTGTTGGTCATTCGTTTACATCCGGGTAATTGCTTTCAGGCGTCCATTTCAGACTCTTATACTGGACAAGAGCAATTAGCTCTTATCAGAGCTACCAATATGCTAGAGGCTTCAACAAGAGCTTTATTGATCGCTATGCGAACTGCCCAGTCAGCAGCATATACCTACGTTTCTTTTTCCGTTTCATGTCGTAAACTATCAGCCGTTCTGGCACGCTTACTGCCAGTACCAATTGGTGTGCGGAATTCAGTTCATGAAATCCGGCACCTCTTTGTCATTTACCCTTTTTGGTCGGTTAGTTTTGCTATATTGCAAGAAATCCAAGAATTTCTAGGGACAGTACGATTCTTCCTATTTATTTTATGTTCGTATATCAAGTTGATGAATTTAAAGTAAGTCAAAGCTAATCTAAAAATATAcaccctcctattctaaataaccttTATCCTTCCCTTTTTTATCTATTCACAATATCTTCCCATTtttcttatttagtaaagttttatacttattttaatcaacccAGCACACAACAATACATCACCTCACCACACAACAATACTTAACTTAATCAGCTCACCCACAATAATACCACCACAAGGCCACAAtacttccctctctccaattacctaaCCCCATTATCAGTGCCGTCTTTGGGCCCGTGCGGGCCGAGCGGCTGCACAGGGCCCCCAATTTTTTGGGTTAGAAATCAAAGTAAAAGTAAGAATAAATAAGTACAGTACACTAAATGTTCAATGAAAGATAGTGTCTTGGTGGATAATAATTAGGTTTTTAGACAAGAGATCTCAGGTTCAAGACTTAGTAGCcacatttatgtattttttttctttcttttttaaaattttgtttcttaaaaTGTTATATAGGGGCCCCATATCTAGAGTTCGCACAGGGGCCCCCAAAATTCCGAGACGGCCCTGCCCATTATAATACTTTACCTTATTTAATTCATCTCCTTAATTCTAGTATCCCATAAATAGGGAGGGTTATCtagaataagagggagtaattaatcatactccctccaatccaatccaaactacccacttgctttttggaggtcaaattttgaaaagTTTGACCGTTAATCCACAGAAAAATATAAAACTTTGAACGATAAAATTTACATATTTAGTTGCATTatgaaaatatctttcataaattatattttttgcaaaaaaaaaaaattatatacaaaGGAAGAAAAACGCGGCCAAAGTGTCGTCTCGAAGACCACCCAAAAGCAAgtgggtagtttggattggattagAAGGAGTATATCTCAACTATAACGTATTTATAATTCGATTTTACTCCATTTAGATTATTAATGTGTATCCTTAGGTCAGACGTTAGAAAAAAAACCTTCTAATTTTACTAATAACATTATATCATTATTATGTTGCAGGAATTGTGGAACACCTGAGACCGAGAGATTTGTGTCGCGTACTTGTGTTAACATTGGAATTCTTCAATGCCTGTAAGTTGTTAACGCGTAACTCTAGGAATTGAAGCTTCTCACTTTTGTAATACACATGTTAAAACTTACGGATAATGCACGCGGTGTCCTTGAGGTTTGAGATTTTgcccaaaatacccaattttttgatcTGGAAAACTTTAAGAGACAATAACTCGTGTTTACAAGCTCATAAAGTgacggatttttttttcaaattgatcatCTTTTGGAGATctacgacttgaaaaaaaaattgtcgagtttggaattcgtgaccaagagatatggtcactcaaagtttgttcggtcaaAAAAACTTTGACATACAAAAACTCATAGCCAGaggatccaaatacgacaattttttttttcaaatcgtagttctcggaaagatgatcgatttgaaaaaaaaaattatcactttctgaactcATAAACACGAGTTATTGCCTCTTAAAATTTTCCGGATAAAAAGTTTGGGTATATCGAGCAAAATCTCAAACCTCAAGgacaccgcgtgcattttccctaAAACTTATCAAATTAAGCAAAATAGAAACTAGTTCAAAGATAAAAATATGGTTGCTACCTCAATCAAGCTAATTCAGGGCAATTATATacgcacaaaatctcattgaagacgggcgatatccgtcacaagcttgtgacggataccgtttcctctcacaaaatgcccattgagaggtgagtgggaagcacatggggggtgccccaccttgtcccctctccctttttgtgagaggtcacaagcttatgatgggattagcccgtcacaagcaagactagctgttatATACGTACGTATGGTTAGTGTTTTCTAATTAAATTGAGTCTTTTTTTTAGACTAATATACACTTTGGTTATTAATATCTTGTTTCTAGCTTTCTTAATAATAAGATACATTAAAATTAGTCAAATACCAATTCACATAGGTATATAATTAAgacaaatattttcttttccctATCTATTCTACTTATCTGTTATTCATCTCACATAGACATATTTGACAAATCTTAATCATAATCCTGATCAAATCGTAACTTCGTTCTTTCGAAACAAATCATCGCAACTTCTTCTTGAACTAATTCAAGACCGGAAAAATATTCGCGAAGCCATCATAAATCTCTTCCCTC is a genomic window containing:
- the LOC141631030 gene encoding uncharacterized protein LOC141631030, which translates into the protein MTAFCWNCRGFGETDDPTIPYLHHCIRKFHPSILFLQETHSTVTVAAMKTSHLGFPNFCGVDSLGRSGGLFLCWDDSVNISVLCSDKRFIFCKLVIEVSPGTHESMYVMFIYGEPALAYRCAVWERISEVISGCSPLLIIGDFNQVELHCDKLGGSPTIRGQDEFLAWKLNNDLIDVPFFGPRFTWTNSQLNTDCIFERLDRAYATPDWFQIFPHASLLHLPILISDHAPIILRFFQPTTKSKRPYRVDNWCLSIPEVIDLVNNAWNAPVVGSSMYVLSRKLASARYAILSWVVQHRFSHGINWSAVDSDLDSSSDSIVNSFTANAFQTVRSEQMQRIHKQHLYWLQRVRLRKEILDGLPTSFLFNRVKQRSSKQRILALRTSDGTWLHNLPEIETEIVGYFQSLLGPPKSKDPAFPSDNYDDFLNPLDLPFLTPQDSSILAAPFTDMDVLRALRNMDGSKSPGPDAITPKFFQVFWPQIGSLVTCAILRFLNTGVMLKEWNSTHIILLPKVEHPEMVSQFRPISLCNVVYRLASKCLANRIKLVISSLISDTQQAFVPGRLMSDSSIIAHEVMHYLNKTKTGSSWYAALKLDMRKAFDRVSWHFLMEVLRHMRFPPAWRSLIWECISTVSYRILINGAPSSTLTPTCGLRQGDPLSPYLFIICMEVLSRQLSRAEKTGMLTGLKISRYAPTVSHLFYADDALICCKATPTAFDALRDLFKDFESASGQMINLNKSFIKFSPNAPPDFRLHLTSILKMQSFSTFGTYLGVPVDIPRNRARVFHSYIDKLTTRISSLSSLHLSQSSKLVVISAVLLASFYHLMAALPFPLGICRKIDSLITAFWWCHDWKRQSIHWLKRETLQTPRDFAGLGIKNSLLLSQALLVKNYWRLKVHPSGLLARYLVPKYARDLPIPSAKSRVSKPSFLWSGICRAVDEVSSGICWKIGNGKQINLVNSRWVQGTVPIRLGTDREPAPSLPDLVHPSGDWNATAVFKHFAPVTAKLVIEMEPSLLGIDDFLYWKYTEDGSYSVKTGYLHLWHKSSASSPSLTSFFPWSRIWKLTGSAKFPLLF